In a single window of the Populus alba chromosome 16, ASM523922v2, whole genome shotgun sequence genome:
- the LOC118056154 gene encoding protein SIEL: MEHQLLRTCLKSLNDNNNTLSLQALASLRSLIINPNTSDSTIYSILETLTRSLKLGTNSLTTHHHILKLLTDLASHRTHLSSQILNSIHSSSLLFTESIQIATESLTSLASIANSDHNKIDDHLFMSLCFAATSTSARLRLLRNGERLGIGMHVLFTVFLGFTKDPYPYVRKASLDGLLGLCKSGNVFEDVSVIEGCYFRAVELLQDNEHSVRSAAIRVVSEWGPMLIAAKEENDKIDWSNQVFVQLCSMVRDMSVEVRVEAFNALGKIKLVSEDILLQTISKKVLAIMKEKNSHGQCAAERFEILASSYAGAFVHGLEDEFHEVRKSACNSLRIHTILYAEFARQSLSLLMDMLNDDSMAVRLEALETLHHMATFECLHVQEIHMHMFLGSLLDNCDLIRSIARKIFKLVKLSDLKLFRSSVHGLLQNLERFTKDEADVFSVLFFMGRSHGNFAAHVVKEVSQEIEPVLEGKLVLDSARVAAFLVLAISAPLSQNQNGQNIPPRLFSYAVTLLGRISSALREVVDQDTLLAYLSQCSRSSNHGTEVEESSLLPVVDDAVLTHSRKDVNSPVGVPMLQTGNGTSKVQPVISCELEDLATSIVECQADELDEVMKSVNLILARVRDAWLLVQSRCTNVAVRALRDCKRELAMLTSASLESAGILAFTLQYLQVMKLFAKIWEHVVWKIRSDETGGLEYLFGKLDVRLRELRYRYIGFSKEEGLYVLELIVVACMLRLSKVEICCSPTTMKKLSAVISHIEILNDKGTIEPSNILMDAKKTVHEIESSKAGISSSLFQITNLVDFFTLKQFSLCSRVRHINAELDVPGNDSENPLPFVSGLPVAIPLDITLYNVGSENRLWLTIRMSQESTQFVFLDLNILGGCNEVKKFTFMAPFYRTPKARSFSSWISIGMECVLEDCHLVKHCGGPKRELVHLCQEKEVHLCLVRRD, from the exons ATGGAGCACCAATTGCTTCGCACATGCCTGAAATCTCTCAacgacaacaataatactctCTCTCTACAAGCCCTAGCTTCTCTTCGCTCTCTAATAATCAACCCTAACACCTCCGATTCCACAATCTATTCAATCCTTGAAACCCTAACTCGCTCGCTCAAACTGGGTACCAACTCACTCACAACTCACCACCACATCCTCAAACTCCTCACTGACCTTGCTTCACACCGCACTCACCTCTCCTCTCAAATCCTCAACTCAATCCACTCCAGCTCACTTCTCTTTACAGAATCAATTCAAATTGCCACCGAGTCACTCACTTCACTCGCTTCGATTGCCAATTCTGATCACAACAAAATCGATGATCATTTATTTATGTCCCTGTGTTTTGCTGCCACTTCAACTTCCGCTCGATTGCGGCTGCTCAGAAATGGAGAGAGGTTAGGCATAGGGATGCACGTGCTGTTTACTGTGTTTTTAGGGTTTACGAAAGATCCTTACCCATATGTGAGGAAGGCTTCTTTGGATGGATTGCTAGGGTTGTGCAAAAGTGGCAATGTTTTTGAAGATGTCAGTGTGATTGAAGGTTGTTATTTTCGTGCTGTTGAGCTTCTACAAGACAATGAGCATTCAGTACGCTCTGCTGCAATCCGCGTG GTAAGTGAATGGGGGCCAATGCTTATAGCAGCAAAGGAAGAGAATGATAAAATAGATTGGTCAAATCAAGTATTTGTGCAG CTCTGTTCTATGGTAAGAGACATGAGTGTGGAGGTCAGGGTGGAAGCTTTTAATGCTCTTGGCAAGATAAAGTTGGTGTCTGAGGACATTTTATTGCAAACTATATCAAAAAAAGTCCTAGCAATCATGAAAGAGAAGAACTCTCATGGTCAGTGTGCAGCAGAAAGGTTTGAGATTTTGGCATCTAGTTATGCTGGAGCTTTTGTGCATGGGCTTGAGGATGAATTCCATGAG GTGCGAAAATCTGCTTGCAACTCTTTGCGCATTCACACTATCCTCTATGCTGAGTTTGCTCGTCAGTCCTTAAGCTTGTTGATGGACATGTTGAATGATGATTCAATGGCTGTAAGGTTAGAAGCTTTAGAAACACTGCATCACATGGCAACCTTTGAGTGTCTGCATGTGCAAGAGATACACATGCACATG TTTCTGGGCTCTCTACTTGATAACTGTGATCTAATAAGATCAATCGCaagaaaaatttttaaattggtgAAGCTGTctgatttgaaattatttagatCATCTGTTCATGGCCTCCTTCAGAACTTGGAGAGATTTACAAAG GATGAAGCTGATGtcttctctgttttgttttttatgggtcGAAGCCATGGGAACTTTGCTGCTCACGTTGTCAAGGAAGTTTCTCAAGAG ATAGAGCCAGTTTTGGAGGGAAAATTGGTCTTGGATAGTGCAAGAGTAGCCGCGTTTCTTGTACTTGCCATCTCAGCTCCACTCTCACAAAATCAGAATGGTCAAAATATTCCACCTCGATTATTTTCTTATGCAGTAACCTTGCTAGGGAGGATCTCTTCTGCTTTGAGAGAAGTTGTAGACCAAGATACACTTTTGGCATATTTGTCTCAGTGCAGTAGATCCTCCAATCATGGCACAGAAGTGGAGGAGTCGTCATTATTGCCAGTTGTTGATGATGCTGTTTTAACTCATAGCAGAAAGGATGTCAATAGTCCTGTTGGGGTGCCCATGCTACAAACTGGCAATGGAACTTCCAAAGTTCAGCCTGTGATATCATGTGAATTAGAGGATTTAGCAACTTCAATTGTAGAATGCCAGGCAGACGAGCTTGATGAAGTCATGAAATCTGTGAACCTTATCCTTGCAAGGGTCAGAGATGCCTGGCTTTTGGTACAATCAAGGTGCACCAATGTAGCAGTGAGAGCTCTGAG GGATTGCAAGAGAGAATTGGCAATGTTAACCTCTGCATCGCTTGAATCTGCTGGTATATTGGCATTTACGTTGCAATACCTCCAGGTAATGAAACTGTTTGCTAAGATATGGGAGCATGTTGTCTGGAAGATAAGGTCCGATGAAACAGGAGGACTGGAATATCTATTTGGGAAACTAGACGTGAGGCTCAGAGAACTGAGGTATAGATATATAGGGTTTTCCAAGGAAGAGGGGTTGTATGTGTTGGAGCTTATAGTTGTGGCTTGTATGTTAAGGTTATCCAAAGTTGAAATCTGCTGCTCTCCTACTACAATGAAAAAATTGTCCGCTGTAATTTCACATATAGAGATTCTCAATGATAAAGGAACCATTGAACCATCCAATATTTTAATGGACGCTAAGAAAACAGTGCATGAGATTGAGTCTTCTAAAGCTGGCATCTCAAGCAGTCTCTTCCAGATTACAAACTTAGTTGATTTCTTCACCCTTAAGCAGTTTAGTTTATGCTCAAGGGTAAGGCATATAAATGCAGAACTGGATGTTCCTGGTAATGATTCTGAAAATCCTCTTCCTTTTGTCTCTGGACTACCTGTGGCTATACCTCTGGATATTACTTTATACAATGTCGGTAGTGAGAATAGGTTGTGGCTTACAATAAGAATGAGTCAGGAGTCAACTCAATTTGTCTTCTTAGATTTGAACATATTAGGAGGCTGCAATGAGGTCAAGAAATTTACATTTATGGCACCCTTTTACAGAACTCCAAAAGCTCGTTCATTCTCATCATGGATTAGTATAGGCATGGAATGTGTTCTTGAGGATTGTCACCTAGTGAAACACTGTGGAGGTCCAAAACGCGAATTGGTTCATCTTTGCCAGGAAAAAGAAGTTCATTTGTGCTTGGTTCGGAGGGACTGA